In Methanoregula sp., a single window of DNA contains:
- a CDS encoding gas vesicle protein K, producing MTIEIDENNLKEGVLGLVIAVVEILEEALKIQALKRMDSGVLSEAEIERLGKSLMDLHVAIEQIKTDQGLTKTVGEIRAELDDIVDDVVEKMVNPIDTHDLSGQDTAGNMGELWKRESEIC from the coding sequence ATGACGATTGAGATCGATGAGAACAACCTGAAAGAGGGCGTACTCGGACTTGTTATCGCAGTTGTCGAGATCCTTGAAGAGGCGCTCAAGATCCAGGCATTGAAGCGGATGGACTCGGGGGTATTATCGGAAGCAGAGATCGAACGCCTCGGTAAATCGCTCATGGACCTTCATGTGGCGATCGAGCAGATCAAAACCGATCAGGGACTGACAAAGACCGTCGGGGAGATCCGTGCCGAACTGGATGATATTGTCGATGATGTAGTCGAGAAGATGGTTAACCCGATCGACACCCATGATCTATCAGGACAGGATACAGCCGGGAATATGGGTGAGTTGTGGAAACGGGAGAGCGAGATATGTTAA
- a CDS encoding GvpL/GvpF family gas vesicle protein, protein MTGTENDGLYLYALVEHREEIPMGITGVDGQQVFSLQYKDMSAIVHACPLTPYASEDQSVVTGWVLSHEQVLERLIGAGMNTIPFTFDTIIKPETERDARTVLTGWLSKEYENFLQKFEKIRGKKEYGIQIFTNRQKIRETISATNDFIKRLEGLAKTSAPGKKYLIQQKLEKEVNVAMDAEIAGIISETKTKIQGYCDEISLGKLKKGQVPERDMILNCSCLVSDENYAKLGAVLEDIEREGDHLVRFTGPWAVYSFV, encoded by the coding sequence ATGACGGGAACGGAAAATGACGGGTTGTACCTGTATGCTCTCGTGGAGCACAGGGAGGAGATCCCCATGGGAATCACCGGTGTTGACGGACAGCAGGTCTTTTCCCTCCAGTACAAGGACATGTCTGCCATTGTCCATGCCTGCCCCCTCACACCCTATGCGAGTGAGGATCAGAGCGTCGTGACCGGGTGGGTACTGAGTCATGAACAGGTACTGGAACGGCTCATCGGGGCGGGGATGAACACCATCCCCTTTACATTTGACACGATCATCAAACCGGAAACAGAGCGGGATGCCAGGACGGTGCTTACCGGGTGGTTATCAAAAGAGTATGAAAATTTTTTGCAGAAATTTGAAAAGATCCGGGGTAAAAAAGAGTACGGCATCCAGATATTTACCAACCGGCAGAAGATTCGGGAAACGATATCTGCAACAAACGATTTTATAAAGCGACTCGAAGGGCTGGCAAAGACCAGCGCTCCTGGGAAAAAATACTTGATTCAGCAAAAGCTGGAAAAGGAAGTAAATGTTGCCATGGATGCAGAGATTGCCGGTATAATTTCAGAGACCAAAACAAAAATCCAGGGATATTGCGATGAGATTTCCTTGGGTAAACTAAAAAAAGGGCAAGTGCCGGAACGAGATATGATTCTGAACTGCTCGTGTCTTGTTTCAGATGAGAACTATGCAAAGCTTGGTGCTGTGTTAGAAGATATCGAGCGGGAGGGAGACCATTTAGTGAGATTCACCGGGCCGTGGGCGGTGTACTCGTTTGTATGA
- a CDS encoding histone family protein yields MADLPIAAVVRIAKKNGAERVGSDAAEALVIKAEKYIAGLTKEANKLAEHAGRKTIKKEDVDLAAKS; encoded by the coding sequence ATGGCAGATTTACCAATCGCAGCAGTTGTAAGGATTGCAAAGAAGAACGGAGCCGAACGCGTGGGAAGCGATGCAGCAGAAGCACTTGTTATCAAGGCTGAGAAGTACATCGCCGGGCTCACCAAGGAAGCCAACAAGCTTGCCGAGCACGCAGGAAGAAAGACGATCAAGAAAGAAGACGTTGATCTGGCTGCAAAGTCCTAG
- the mtxX gene encoding methanogenesis marker protein Mmp4/MtxX, which translates to MPGPVRRIGIGIAEDPEKVLTSVNHVSGKFEIICYCRSGVVDKKSAGTGVSIAEHLHPEQALVDDLMSGRIDAAVRGTLPANATLKALKKAAGVDHLERIALLETVSGKKFLLTPVGVDEGWTVEEKLELIKKGRNIAKRFGLPEKVGVLSGGRLGDIGRHPQVDASMADAERVARLGDATHCEILIEDAVETCGLIIAPDGISGNLVFRTLVFLGGGHGHGAPVVNISRIFVDSSRASPNYANALLLAASLLE; encoded by the coding sequence ATGCCAGGGCCGGTAAGGCGTATCGGTATCGGGATCGCTGAAGATCCAGAAAAGGTCCTTACGAGTGTAAACCACGTTAGCGGGAAATTTGAAATCATCTGTTATTGCAGATCCGGAGTTGTGGATAAAAAATCAGCAGGAACCGGGGTAAGTATTGCAGAGCATCTTCACCCGGAACAGGCACTGGTCGACGACCTGATGTCCGGCAGGATTGATGCTGCCGTGCGGGGCACCCTGCCTGCCAATGCCACCTTAAAAGCACTGAAGAAAGCGGCGGGTGTCGATCATCTCGAGCGCATTGCGCTGCTGGAGACAGTTTCGGGGAAAAAATTCCTGCTCACCCCGGTTGGCGTGGATGAAGGGTGGACGGTTGAAGAGAAACTCGAGCTGATCAAAAAAGGCCGGAATATTGCAAAGAGATTCGGCCTGCCGGAAAAAGTCGGCGTCCTGTCGGGGGGCCGGCTGGGCGATATCGGAAGGCACCCGCAGGTGGATGCAAGCATGGCCGATGCCGAACGGGTTGCCCGGCTGGGTGATGCCACGCACTGCGAGATCCTGATCGAAGATGCGGTTGAAACCTGCGGGCTTATCATTGCACCTGACGGTATTTCCGGTAACCTGGTGTTCAGGACTCTTGTCTTTCTGGGAGGCGGGCACGGCCATGGCGCGCCCGTAGTAAATATCAGCAGAATTTTCGTGGATAGTTCGCGCGCCTCACCAAATTATGCCAATGCGCTATTGCTCGCTGCATCTTTGTTGGAATAA
- a CDS encoding methanogenesis marker 2 protein, translating into MTHNCSTETIAKVVREYEGVRRKHTIGEMVRALRIDAPHVVASFGEDAAVIEHNGEALLLAADGIWSRLMEADPYWAGYCSVLVNIHDIAAMGGHPIAMVDIFSIAKTTVQEQVVKGMHDASAQFGVPIVGGHLHPDAPYSVIDVSILGSARLDSVIYSHTAQVGDCVVAAIDITGRVHPSCALNWDSVTMKSAAEVRAQISLMEQIGTRHLVTAGKDISNPGIIGTLGMLLEVSGKGAEIDLGLIPKPNLSSNNLTFEQWVRMYPGMGFILTANKAHVQELIRLFAGVGMTAHEIGTVNATRELRVRYEGKDTQVFDFINNGIMHLSEEDVACQGR; encoded by the coding sequence GTGACCCACAACTGCTCAACAGAGACAATTGCAAAAGTAGTCCGGGAATATGAGGGTGTCCGGCGCAAACATACCATCGGTGAGATGGTCAGGGCATTGAGGATCGATGCCCCGCATGTGGTTGCCTCATTCGGTGAGGATGCAGCCGTGATCGAGCACAACGGAGAAGCGCTGCTGCTTGCCGCCGATGGTATCTGGAGCAGGCTCATGGAAGCCGATCCTTACTGGGCGGGATACTGCTCGGTACTGGTCAATATCCACGATATCGCAGCAATGGGCGGTCACCCGATTGCGATGGTAGATATTTTCTCGATAGCCAAGACCACCGTGCAGGAACAGGTGGTAAAGGGAATGCACGATGCCTCAGCACAGTTCGGGGTCCCGATTGTTGGCGGACACCTCCACCCGGATGCCCCATACAGCGTCATCGATGTCTCGATCCTCGGATCAGCCCGGCTGGATTCGGTCATCTACAGCCACACTGCGCAGGTAGGTGACTGTGTTGTTGCGGCTATCGATATCACGGGCCGGGTCCACCCGTCCTGTGCGCTCAACTGGGACTCGGTCACCATGAAATCCGCTGCGGAAGTCCGGGCCCAGATCTCCTTAATGGAGCAGATCGGCACCAGACACCTGGTGACGGCAGGCAAGGACATCAGCAATCCGGGTATCATCGGGACGCTGGGGATGCTGCTCGAAGTGAGCGGAAAGGGCGCCGAGATCGATCTCGGCCTGATTCCCAAGCCGAACCTGTCGTCAAATAACCTGACGTTCGAGCAATGGGTGAGAATGTACCCCGGCATGGGCTTTATCCTGACGGCGAACAAGGCCCATGTGCAGGAACTTATCCGTCTCTTTGCAGGTGTGGGAATGACGGCACACGAGATTGGCACAGTGAATGCTACCCGGGAACTGCGGGTACGCTACGAGGGCAAGGACACGCAGGTCTTTGATTTCATCAATAACGGTATTATGCACCTGTCCGAAGAGGATGTGGCATGCCAGGGCCGGTAA